One genomic segment of Stenotrophomonas sp. 704A1 includes these proteins:
- a CDS encoding LysR family transcriptional regulator: protein MSTSLLPPLNALRAFEATARLGGVGRAAQALHVTHGAVSRQLKLLEDHLGLALFQRAGRGLRLTAAGTRLQAACSDAFTGIEDCVRELRRPTASPALVLGCSGSVLARWMIPRLPALQAALPGVRLQWSALDGSFTEAQAGLDAVLLLAQGPWPRGWQVRELAPERVGVVVAPSHPAAQRLRHAPATALLQETLLHTGSRPQAWPAWAQAHGLDPARLQLGTGFEHLYYLLEAAVAGLGPAIAPEPLVAEDLALGRLVAPWGFAATGGFWVLARPEGPADARVDALADWVSAQLR from the coding sequence ATGAGCACCTCCCTGCTACCGCCCCTCAATGCGCTGCGCGCGTTCGAAGCCACCGCGCGGCTGGGCGGGGTCGGCCGCGCCGCGCAGGCGTTGCATGTGACCCATGGTGCGGTGAGCCGGCAGCTGAAGCTGCTGGAGGACCATCTCGGCCTGGCCCTGTTCCAGCGCGCCGGGCGCGGCCTGCGCCTGACCGCCGCAGGCACGCGACTGCAGGCCGCCTGCAGTGACGCCTTCACCGGTATCGAGGACTGCGTGCGCGAACTGCGCCGCCCCACGGCCTCTCCGGCGCTGGTACTGGGGTGCAGCGGCAGCGTGCTGGCACGCTGGATGATTCCGCGCCTGCCGGCGCTGCAGGCGGCCTTGCCTGGCGTGCGCCTGCAGTGGTCTGCCCTGGACGGCAGCTTCACCGAGGCGCAGGCCGGCCTGGATGCGGTGCTGCTGCTGGCCCAGGGCCCTTGGCCGCGTGGCTGGCAGGTGCGCGAACTGGCGCCGGAGCGGGTCGGCGTGGTGGTGGCGCCTTCGCATCCGGCCGCGCAGCGCCTGCGCCACGCGCCCGCGACGGCGCTGCTGCAGGAAACCCTGCTGCACACCGGCTCCCGGCCCCAGGCCTGGCCGGCCTGGGCGCAGGCACACGGGCTGGATCCGGCGCGGCTGCAGCTGGGCACCGGTTTTGAACATCTGTACTACCTGCTGGAGGCGGCCGTGGCGGGACTGGGGCCGGCGATCGCACCGGAGCCGCTGGTGGCCGAAGACCTCGCCCTGGGCCGGCTGGTTGCGCCGTGGGGGTTCGCCGCCACCGGCGGCTTCTGGGTGCTGGCACGGCCGGAGGGCCCGGCCGATGCGCGGGTCGACGCGTTGGCTGACTGGGTGAGCGCACAGCTGCGCTGA
- a CDS encoding toxic anion resistance protein — protein MTQDSQNAGTLVPATTPTAELDDSTLKALGLAPDDLPRIAEIGRELQDLRPSNLQVFGREAAGRTTAFSSQLLDQVRNRDLDANGEKLGEVVRIARELKLDGFPQRSKVPLIGGLIDRLRASKGELVQKFSDTNAQIEQLLGDVGAQQALMGRRVSDFDRMHDIVREERHALGLYAAAGKQRLAQLQSEQLQGQGSDDPQQRIRQSEIDNAIRLIEKRVSDLQLMQHAADQSLPMIRLIQANALQLIEKFNTVRDITIPSWKRQFAIQLSLGEQKNAAELAHAIEDATNELMRRNADLLRQASVDTARSNQRGVIDVATLRHVHDQLIATVEEVRSIHREGMQQRQQAEVELARLRDDLQQRLAAPTEA, from the coding sequence ATGACCCAGGACAGCCAGAACGCCGGCACGCTCGTGCCTGCCACCACGCCCACCGCCGAACTCGACGACAGCACGCTGAAGGCCCTGGGCCTGGCACCCGACGATCTGCCCCGCATCGCCGAGATCGGCCGCGAGCTGCAGGACCTGCGCCCTAGCAACCTGCAGGTGTTCGGCCGCGAGGCAGCGGGACGGACCACGGCGTTCTCCAGCCAGCTGCTGGACCAGGTGCGCAATCGTGACCTGGATGCCAACGGCGAAAAGCTGGGGGAAGTGGTGCGCATCGCCCGTGAACTGAAACTCGATGGCTTCCCGCAGCGTTCGAAAGTGCCGCTGATCGGCGGCCTGATCGATCGCCTGCGCGCGTCCAAGGGCGAGCTGGTGCAGAAATTCAGCGATACCAATGCGCAGATCGAGCAGCTGCTTGGCGACGTTGGCGCGCAGCAGGCACTGATGGGCAGGCGGGTGAGCGATTTCGACCGCATGCACGATATCGTGCGTGAGGAACGCCACGCGCTGGGCCTGTACGCTGCTGCCGGCAAGCAACGCCTGGCCCAGCTGCAGAGCGAGCAGCTGCAGGGGCAGGGCAGTGATGATCCGCAGCAGCGCATCCGCCAGAGCGAGATCGACAACGCCATCCGCCTGATCGAAAAGCGTGTCTCCGACCTGCAGCTGATGCAGCACGCGGCCGACCAGTCGCTGCCGATGATCCGCCTGATCCAGGCCAATGCGCTGCAGCTGATCGAGAAGTTCAACACCGTCCGCGATATCACCATTCCATCGTGGAAGCGCCAGTTCGCCATCCAGCTGTCGCTGGGCGAGCAGAAGAACGCCGCCGAGCTGGCCCATGCCATCGAGGATGCGACCAATGAACTGATGCGGCGCAACGCCGACCTGTTGCGGCAGGCCTCGGTGGACACCGCGCGCAGCAACCAGCGCGGCGTGATCGATGTGGCCACCCTGCGCCACGTGCACGATCAGCTGATCGCCACCGTCGAGGAAGTGCGCAGCATCCATCGCGAGGGCATGCAGCAGCGGCAGCAGGCCGAGGTCGAGCTGGCGCGGCTGCGCGACGACCTGCAGCAGCGGCTGGCAGCACCGACCGAGGCGTAA
- a CDS encoding DNA repair ATPase yields MSEIRSSPESTVPEGTAAGVDQAVAQGGAYEVLRRRLGEQGQRLQALAEQLNRQRLAEFGDSRLEVAGRFRIRSENNCVGRDIVQVGPDRLLFGYNVFIGLKTQTRIEDVFGLYRLVQGGDGYDVAALELKGSFLDQPGFVHDFNELYAYYKHARLLQLIVVGDKLLASFQIGERSSDVRVFRWAVSADGELTYLDARGERDIALPPPFDFEWTRATRDLAVNGRHSHLNILDTLFVETTGGDLTIKVENNTETGQGIYSEPVEDSTQSLDDAQFEFARVGSLVLLKVLPYRETVWRGLIYNTLSGDIVRNDAIVQACVQLPEDHGIIFPGGYYLQGGEHKAFDASMDGMQFKRSLRSPNGEDVLYIFYEREGGRSALFVYNTIQRVLQNPVFGHGYAFLQDGRMVLFHAEGSEPTRIHPMQVWQTPFSSDEFAASRPPGNTFMGRIGNAELVRGISNLFNLARAIDGQDVSAQRYQRLVADTRRLFDSHHWLGDDACDGAEALLRQISATGEAVLDEYEKVQSIRQQSAQAMAEAEATYKALRGRLQPENWSDVQSFVEALNAITALRGRLLTLRELRYIDNDRIDVMAAELVAAHDQVGAATGSFLAGDAALAPLTARLQALDEAAQQAQSARQLDEQLQGLRGMATDLDMLSELMAGLKVDDATARTRVVEAISLLYGRLNQVRARAEQRRRTLGSAEAVAQFAAQFALFSQSITSALAMASDPERADEQLSRLLVQLEELESQFGEHEQFLGDILSKREELVEAFDTHKQALLDERQRKARSVLDAANRILDGLGKRTERFGSADELNAFFAGDALILKLRELAERLRGLRDNVKADDIEARLKGVRDQAVRQLRDRSDLYEAGGNVVRLGPRHRFSVNTQALDLTLLPRGDTLAIHLTGTDFLETLHDPELEALKPFWPVTLDSESETLYRGEYLAGCLLRAAEEGREGLDLPQLLHDAAEPDALDQRVRAFAAPRYREGYERGIHDHDAALILRALLPLQQAAGPLRHAPRVRALAQLFWAARQRDDAVAQWPSRQAGADTIARLFGSDEGRQALRVEMAKALHDYAQAQALPCDADLAGDAAAYLADELRNGEPVFSISRHAQALLDALSSQLEQAGQRDAFERALQRSQDPLATRWALAGQWLRALAGLPAHAAHAGYVDEAAALLLVHRQLRTRASEATLRAEVKGLLGEHPRIHGGTLVLTLDDFQSRLQQHLQHFVPAFHAYQAVRQGIIGREREALRLSEFKARPLSSFVRNRLINEVYLGVIGDNLAKQMGTVGENKRSDLMGLLMMISPPGYGKTTLMEYVAHRLGLVFMKINGPALGHEVRSLDPAQAPDATSRQELEKLNLALEMGNNTMLYVDDIQHTHPEFLQKFISLCDGTRRIEGVWRGRTRTYDMRGKKFCVVMAGNPYTESGEVFRIPDMLANRADIYNLGDVLGGMEAAFTLSYIENSLTSNPVLAPLATRDMADLYLLVDRAMGKDVSSNGLSHAYSGAEINEITATLQRMLQVRDVVYRVNQQYIASAAQDDRYRTEPPFRLQGSYRNMNKLAEKISPVMNEDELQQLISDHYLGEAQLLTTGAEENLLKLAELRGVLDQTRAQRWAQIKRDFLRNKAMGAGDADVGGRVVAQLADIASALQLPAPAPTVVAAPDPAPWPALLAALQRLAEAGSTQQTVAAAPAAMPLAADLQAGLAPLLQLLVASQEQQVQLSQTLAAFAGWARQQVGTELAGADARRRPRVRRAATPEERALDEALMRHFYGESLPAEAGGDDSPRPPPLP; encoded by the coding sequence ATGTCCGAAATCCGATCGTCCCCCGAATCCACCGTGCCGGAGGGCACCGCCGCTGGCGTCGACCAGGCCGTCGCACAGGGCGGCGCCTATGAGGTGCTGCGCCGCCGCCTTGGCGAGCAGGGCCAGCGCCTGCAGGCCCTGGCCGAGCAGCTCAACCGCCAACGCCTGGCCGAGTTCGGCGACAGCCGCCTGGAGGTGGCCGGACGCTTCCGCATCCGCAGCGAGAACAACTGTGTCGGCCGCGATATCGTGCAGGTCGGCCCGGACCGTCTGCTGTTCGGCTACAACGTGTTCATCGGGCTCAAAACCCAGACCCGCATCGAGGACGTGTTCGGCCTGTACCGGCTGGTGCAGGGCGGCGACGGCTACGACGTTGCCGCGCTGGAGCTGAAGGGCAGTTTCCTTGACCAGCCCGGTTTCGTGCACGACTTCAACGAGCTGTATGCCTACTACAAGCACGCGCGCCTGCTGCAGCTGATCGTGGTCGGGGACAAGCTGCTGGCCTCGTTCCAGATCGGCGAGCGCAGCAGCGATGTCCGCGTGTTCCGCTGGGCAGTGTCGGCTGATGGCGAGCTGACCTATCTCGATGCGCGCGGCGAGCGTGACATCGCTCTGCCGCCGCCGTTCGATTTCGAGTGGACCCGAGCCACCCGCGACCTCGCCGTCAACGGTCGTCATTCGCATCTCAACATCCTCGACACCCTGTTCGTTGAAACCACCGGCGGCGACCTGACCATCAAGGTCGAGAACAACACCGAGACGGGGCAGGGCATCTACAGCGAACCGGTGGAAGACAGCACCCAGTCGCTGGATGATGCCCAGTTCGAATTCGCCCGGGTCGGCTCGCTGGTGCTGCTGAAGGTGCTGCCGTACCGCGAGACGGTCTGGCGCGGGCTGATCTACAACACGCTCAGCGGCGACATCGTGCGCAACGATGCGATCGTGCAGGCCTGCGTGCAGCTGCCCGAAGATCACGGCATCATCTTCCCCGGCGGTTACTACCTGCAGGGGGGCGAGCACAAGGCGTTCGACGCCTCGATGGACGGCATGCAGTTCAAGCGCAGCCTGCGCTCGCCCAATGGCGAGGACGTGCTGTACATCTTCTACGAGCGCGAAGGCGGGCGCTCGGCGTTGTTCGTCTACAACACCATCCAGCGCGTGCTGCAGAACCCGGTGTTCGGTCACGGCTACGCGTTCCTGCAGGATGGACGCATGGTGCTGTTCCATGCCGAAGGCAGCGAGCCGACCCGCATCCATCCGATGCAGGTCTGGCAGACCCCGTTCAGCAGCGACGAGTTCGCCGCCAGCCGGCCACCGGGCAACACCTTCATGGGGCGCATCGGCAATGCCGAACTGGTGCGCGGCATTTCCAACCTGTTCAACCTGGCGCGCGCGATCGATGGCCAGGACGTGTCGGCGCAACGCTACCAGCGCCTGGTGGCCGACACGCGGCGACTGTTCGACAGCCATCACTGGCTGGGGGACGACGCCTGCGACGGCGCCGAGGCACTGCTGCGACAGATCAGCGCCACCGGCGAGGCGGTACTGGACGAGTACGAGAAGGTGCAGTCGATCCGCCAGCAGTCCGCGCAGGCGATGGCCGAGGCCGAGGCCACCTACAAGGCACTGCGGGGGCGGTTGCAGCCGGAGAACTGGAGCGATGTCCAGTCCTTCGTCGAGGCGCTCAATGCGATCACCGCGCTGCGTGGCCGCCTGCTGACCCTGCGCGAGCTGCGCTACATCGACAACGACCGCATCGACGTGATGGCTGCCGAGCTGGTGGCGGCGCATGATCAGGTGGGCGCCGCCACCGGCAGCTTCCTGGCCGGTGATGCGGCACTGGCGCCGCTGACCGCGCGCCTGCAGGCACTGGACGAGGCTGCGCAGCAGGCGCAGAGCGCACGCCAGCTGGATGAGCAGCTGCAGGGCCTGCGCGGCATGGCCACCGACCTGGACATGCTGTCCGAACTGATGGCGGGCCTGAAGGTGGATGACGCCACCGCGCGTACCCGCGTGGTCGAGGCGATCTCACTGTTGTACGGCCGCCTGAACCAGGTCCGCGCCCGGGCCGAGCAGCGCCGGCGGACACTGGGCTCGGCCGAAGCCGTGGCCCAGTTCGCAGCGCAGTTCGCGCTGTTCTCGCAGTCGATCACCAGCGCACTGGCGATGGCCAGCGACCCGGAGCGCGCCGACGAGCAGTTGTCGCGCCTGCTGGTGCAGCTGGAGGAGCTGGAGAGCCAGTTCGGCGAGCATGAGCAGTTCCTTGGCGACATCCTGAGCAAACGCGAAGAACTGGTCGAAGCGTTCGATACCCACAAGCAGGCCCTGCTGGATGAGCGCCAGCGCAAGGCGCGCTCGGTGCTCGACGCCGCCAACCGCATTCTGGATGGGCTGGGCAAGCGCACCGAACGGTTCGGCAGCGCCGACGAGCTGAACGCCTTCTTCGCCGGCGATGCGCTGATCCTCAAGCTGCGCGAACTGGCCGAGCGCCTGCGTGGCCTGCGCGACAACGTCAAGGCCGACGACATCGAGGCGCGCCTGAAGGGCGTGCGTGACCAGGCGGTACGCCAGCTGCGCGACCGCAGCGACCTCTACGAAGCCGGTGGCAACGTGGTGCGCCTCGGGCCGCGCCATCGCTTCAGCGTCAACACCCAGGCGCTGGACCTGACCCTGCTGCCGCGCGGCGACACGCTGGCCATCCACCTCACCGGCACTGATTTCCTGGAAACCCTGCACGACCCGGAGCTGGAGGCGCTGAAGCCATTCTGGCCGGTGACCCTGGATTCGGAATCGGAGACGCTTTACCGCGGCGAGTACCTGGCCGGCTGCCTGCTGCGCGCCGCCGAGGAAGGACGCGAGGGGCTGGATCTGCCGCAGTTGCTGCACGATGCCGCCGAGCCGGACGCGCTCGACCAGCGGGTGCGTGCGTTCGCCGCACCGCGCTACCGTGAGGGTTACGAACGCGGCATCCACGACCACGACGCCGCATTGATCCTGCGCGCGCTGCTGCCGCTGCAGCAGGCCGCCGGACCGCTGCGGCATGCGCCGCGGGTACGCGCCCTGGCTCAGTTGTTCTGGGCCGCGCGTCAACGCGACGATGCCGTGGCGCAGTGGCCCAGCCGCCAGGCCGGCGCTGACACCATTGCCCGTCTGTTCGGCTCCGACGAGGGCCGCCAGGCGCTGCGCGTCGAAATGGCCAAGGCCCTGCACGACTACGCGCAGGCGCAGGCCCTTCCGTGCGACGCCGACCTGGCAGGTGATGCGGCAGCCTATCTGGCCGATGAGCTGCGCAATGGTGAACCGGTCTTCAGCATCAGCCGACACGCACAGGCCTTGCTGGACGCCTTGTCCTCGCAGTTGGAGCAGGCCGGTCAGCGCGATGCGTTCGAACGCGCGCTGCAGCGCAGCCAGGACCCCTTGGCCACGCGTTGGGCCTTGGCCGGGCAGTGGCTGCGTGCGCTGGCCGGCCTGCCGGCGCACGCCGCGCACGCCGGCTACGTCGATGAAGCCGCCGCACTGCTGCTGGTGCACCGGCAGCTGCGCACGCGCGCCAGCGAGGCCACGCTGCGCGCCGAGGTGAAGGGGCTGCTGGGCGAACACCCGCGTATCCACGGCGGCACGCTGGTGCTGACGCTGGACGATTTCCAGTCGCGGCTGCAGCAGCACCTGCAGCACTTCGTGCCGGCCTTCCATGCCTACCAGGCAGTGCGGCAGGGCATCATCGGCCGCGAGCGCGAGGCGCTGCGGTTGTCTGAGTTCAAGGCACGTCCGCTGTCATCCTTCGTCCGCAACCGGCTGATCAACGAGGTCTACCTCGGCGTCATCGGCGACAACCTGGCCAAGCAGATGGGCACGGTCGGCGAGAACAAGCGCAGCGACCTGATGGGCCTGCTGATGATGATCTCACCGCCCGGGTACGGCAAAACCACGCTGATGGAATACGTGGCGCACCGCCTCGGCCTGGTCTTCATGAAGATCAACGGCCCGGCGCTGGGGCACGAGGTGCGCTCGCTGGACCCCGCGCAGGCACCCGATGCCACCTCGCGGCAGGAGCTGGAGAAGCTCAACCTGGCACTGGAGATGGGCAACAACACCATGCTGTATGTCGACGACATCCAGCACACCCATCCCGAGTTCCTGCAGAAGTTCATTTCACTGTGCGACGGTACCCGCCGCATCGAAGGCGTGTGGCGTGGGCGTACCCGCACCTACGACATGCGCGGCAAGAAGTTCTGCGTGGTGATGGCCGGCAACCCGTATACCGAGTCCGGCGAGGTGTTCAGGATCCCGGACATGCTGGCCAACCGTGCCGACATCTACAACCTGGGCGACGTGCTTGGCGGCATGGAGGCGGCATTCACCCTCAGCTACATCGAGAACAGCCTGACCTCCAACCCGGTGCTGGCACCCCTGGCCACGCGCGATATGGCCGACCTGTACCTGCTGGTCGACCGCGCGATGGGCAAGGACGTATCCAGCAACGGCCTCAGCCATGCCTACAGCGGTGCCGAGATCAATGAAATCACCGCCACCCTGCAGCGCATGCTGCAGGTGCGCGATGTGGTCTACAGGGTCAACCAGCAGTACATCGCCAGCGCGGCGCAGGACGACCGCTACCGCACCGAGCCGCCGTTCCGCCTGCAGGGCAGCTACCGCAACATGAACAAGCTGGCCGAGAAGATCTCGCCGGTGATGAACGAGGACGAGCTGCAGCAGCTGATCTCCGACCATTACCTGGGCGAAGCGCAGCTGCTCACCACCGGTGCCGAGGAGAACCTGCTGAAGCTGGCCGAGCTGCGCGGGGTGCTCGACCAGACGCGCGCGCAGCGCTGGGCGCAGATCAAGCGCGACTTCCTGCGCAACAAGGCGATGGGTGCCGGGGACGCCGATGTGGGCGGACGCGTGGTCGCGCAGCTGGCCGACATCGCCAGTGCGCTGCAGCTGCCCGCACCGGCGCCCACCGTGGTCGCCGCCCCGGACCCCGCACCGTGGCCTGCGCTGCTGGCGGCACTGCAGCGCCTGGCCGAGGCAGGCTCAACCCAGCAGACGGTGGCGGCCGCGCCGGCGGCCATGCCGCTGGCCGCAGACCTGCAGGCCGGACTGGCGCCGCTGCTGCAGCTGCTGGTTGCCTCGCAGGAGCAGCAGGTGCAGCTGTCGCAGACGCTGGCCGCATTCGCCGGATGGGCACGGCAGCAGGTCGGGACCGAGCTGGCCGGGGCCGACGCGCGTCGCCGCCCACGCGTGCGTCGGGCCGCCACGCCGGAGGAGCGCGCGCTGGATGAAGCGTTGATGCGCCACTTCTACGGGGAATCACTGCCCGCCGAAGCCGGGGGCGATGACAGCCCACGGCCGCCACCGCTGCCATGA
- a CDS encoding OB-fold-containig protein yields MQEFLTVVFGYPTLPYSVLLAVSLVYWGLAASGLVGDGFGDLGADGALDGGADLSGLAALLQRFGLGGVPVMVVVTLLAFFGWTLTYFVHLFVLLPLPDLLRWGLGTLVAVLAPLPAVPITALLLRPIRRFLLRLQPVAQASLLGRVGVVASPRVDARSGHASVDDGGAGLVLQIRSDIELQRGERIVLVEHVAAQHYYRVVRADAVALDFQDNLLPGNKENHQ; encoded by the coding sequence ATGCAGGAGTTCCTCACCGTCGTATTTGGCTACCCGACCCTGCCGTACAGCGTCCTGCTGGCGGTGTCGCTGGTCTATTGGGGGCTTGCCGCTTCTGGCTTGGTCGGCGACGGGTTCGGCGATCTGGGCGCCGACGGTGCGCTCGACGGTGGCGCCGATCTCAGCGGCCTCGCGGCCCTGCTGCAGCGCTTCGGCCTCGGCGGCGTGCCGGTCATGGTCGTGGTCACCCTGCTGGCCTTCTTCGGCTGGACCTTGACCTACTTCGTCCACCTGTTTGTACTGCTGCCGCTGCCGGACCTGCTGCGCTGGGGCCTCGGTACGCTCGTGGCGGTACTCGCGCCGCTGCCGGCGGTGCCGATCACCGCGCTGCTGCTGCGGCCCATCCGCCGTTTCCTGCTGCGCCTGCAACCGGTCGCACAGGCCTCCCTGCTGGGGCGCGTGGGTGTGGTCGCCTCGCCCAGGGTGGATGCACGCAGCGGCCACGCCAGCGTCGATGACGGCGGCGCCGGGCTGGTCCTGCAGATCCGCAGCGACATCGAACTGCAGCGTGGCGAGCGCATCGTGCTGGTCGAGCACGTGGCCGCCCAGCACTACTACCGGGTGGTCCGCGCCGATGCGGTCGCCCTCGACTTCCAGGACAACCTGCTTCCGGGCAACAAGGAGAATCATCAATGA
- a CDS encoding phosphoribosylanthranilate isomerase: MSRSYYRTRIKFCGMTRAGDVRLAGELGVDAVGFIFARESSRRVAPAEARAMRQAIAPMVDVVALFRNNSKEEVREVLRTVRPTLLQFHGEEDESFCRSFNMPYLKAIAMGGREDVNARTLQLRYPSAAGFLFDSHAPGGGGGTGVAFDWARIPTGLHRPFLLAGGLNPENVKDAILATLPWGVDVSSGIEVEPGIKDGYKMRTFVEEVRSADCTVLE; this comes from the coding sequence ATGAGCCGCTCCTACTACCGTACGCGCATCAAGTTCTGTGGCATGACCCGCGCCGGCGATGTGCGCCTGGCCGGCGAGCTGGGCGTGGATGCGGTGGGTTTCATCTTCGCCCGCGAAAGCAGCCGGCGGGTGGCTCCGGCCGAAGCGCGTGCGATGCGCCAGGCGATCGCGCCGATGGTCGACGTGGTGGCGCTGTTCCGCAACAACAGCAAGGAGGAAGTGCGCGAAGTGCTGCGCACCGTACGCCCGACCCTGCTGCAGTTCCACGGCGAGGAAGACGAGAGCTTCTGCCGCAGCTTCAACATGCCGTACCTGAAGGCGATCGCCATGGGCGGTCGCGAGGACGTCAATGCGCGCACCCTGCAGCTGCGCTACCCCAGCGCGGCCGGTTTCCTGTTCGACAGCCACGCCCCGGGGGGCGGTGGCGGCACCGGCGTGGCCTTCGACTGGGCGCGCATTCCTACCGGCCTGCACCGTCCGTTCCTGCTGGCCGGCGGGCTGAACCCGGAAAACGTGAAGGACGCCATCCTTGCCACCCTGCCGTGGGGCGTGGACGTGTCCAGTGGCATCGAGGTCGAGCCGGGCATCAAGGACGGCTACAAGATGCGCACGTTCGTCGAAGAGGTGCGCAGCGCCGACTGCACCGTGCTGGAGTGA
- the truA gene encoding tRNA pseudouridine(38-40) synthase TruA, translating into MRYALGVEYDGSDYRGWQNLGEGGPSVQASLEQALSSVADTPLQVVCAGRTDAGVHGQCQVVHFDTDVVRDPRAWMLGTTTRLPRSIAVRWCVPVAEDFHARFSARARRYRYRLLNREVRPALGRQTLSWERRPLDAARMHLAGQALLGENDFSAFRSVQCQALHARRELQSLQVSRHDEVIEVAVRGNAFLHHMVRNIVGSLILVGSGEQPVEWIAELLAGRDRTVAGPTAPPQGLVFLGPLYPDNWHLPAEVTL; encoded by the coding sequence ATGCGTTACGCGCTTGGCGTCGAGTATGACGGCAGCGATTACAGGGGATGGCAGAACCTGGGCGAGGGCGGTCCCAGTGTCCAGGCCAGCCTGGAACAGGCCCTGTCATCGGTGGCCGACACGCCTCTGCAGGTGGTCTGTGCCGGCCGCACCGATGCCGGCGTGCATGGCCAGTGCCAGGTCGTGCACTTCGACACCGACGTGGTGCGCGACCCGCGCGCCTGGATGCTCGGCACCACCACCCGCCTGCCGCGGTCCATCGCGGTGCGCTGGTGCGTGCCGGTGGCCGAGGATTTCCACGCCCGTTTTTCCGCGCGTGCCCGCCGCTACCGCTACCGCCTGCTCAACCGCGAGGTGCGGCCGGCGCTGGGGCGGCAGACCCTGAGCTGGGAGCGCCGGCCGCTTGACGCTGCGCGCATGCACCTGGCCGGGCAGGCGCTGCTGGGCGAGAACGACTTCAGTGCGTTCCGCTCGGTACAGTGCCAGGCCCTGCATGCCCGGCGTGAACTGCAGTCGCTGCAGGTCAGCCGCCACGATGAAGTGATCGAGGTTGCCGTGCGGGGCAATGCATTCCTTCATCACATGGTCCGCAATATCGTCGGATCATTGATACTGGTCGGTAGCGGCGAACAGCCGGTGGAGTGGATCGCCGAACTGCTTGCCGGACGCGACCGCACCGTGGCCGGTCCCACCGCACCTCCGCAGGGGCTGGTGTTCCTGGGGCCGCTGTACCCCGACAACTGGCATCTGCCCGCCGAGGTAACGCTATGA
- a CDS encoding VOC family protein — MTRERRIDYVEFASRDPAASRAFFEQVFGWSFVDYGADYTAFDDGRLQGGFFRGQPQRASEGAALLVLYAEQLAPMQAAVQAAGGGIVRGVFSFPGGSRFQFVEPGGNELAVWSERDPA; from the coding sequence ATGACCCGCGAACGCCGCATCGACTACGTTGAATTCGCCTCGCGCGATCCGGCCGCGAGCCGCGCCTTCTTCGAGCAGGTGTTCGGCTGGTCGTTTGTCGATTACGGCGCCGACTATACGGCCTTCGATGATGGTCGCCTGCAGGGCGGCTTCTTCCGTGGCCAGCCGCAGCGCGCCAGCGAAGGCGCGGCGCTGCTGGTGCTGTATGCCGAGCAGCTGGCGCCCATGCAGGCGGCGGTGCAGGCGGCCGGTGGCGGGATCGTGCGCGGTGTGTTTTCTTTCCCCGGAGGCAGCCGGTTCCAGTTCGTCGAACCCGGCGGCAACGAACTGGCCGTCTGGTCCGAGCGCGACCCGGCCTGA